Proteins from a genomic interval of Acetivibrio cellulolyticus CD2:
- the queD gene encoding 6-carboxytetrahydropterin synthase QueD, with protein sequence MKIARMSITKVFTFDSAHHLNDYPGKCKNIHGHTYKLEVTLKGIPDKNGLVIDFHDLNDMVEKEILSNIDHKYLNDIFDFNPTCEMIGLWIWEQLSKSMTGLECNLEKLVLWETPTSYITIDAKDML encoded by the coding sequence ATGAAAATTGCAAGAATGAGTATAACCAAGGTATTTACATTTGATAGTGCACACCATTTAAATGATTATCCTGGCAAGTGTAAAAACATTCATGGCCACACCTATAAATTAGAGGTTACATTAAAAGGAATACCTGATAAGAATGGTCTGGTTATTGATTTTCACGATTTAAATGATATGGTGGAAAAAGAAATATTGAGCAATATTGATCATAAATATCTAAACGATATTTTTGATTTTAATCCGACTTGCGAAATGATTGGATTATGGATATGGGAACAACTTTCAAAAAGTATGACAGGATTGGAATGTAATTTGGAGAAACTGGTGCTCTGGGAGACACCTACAAGTTACATAACTATAGATGCAAAAGATATGTTGTAA
- a CDS encoding radical SAM protein produces MLVNEIFLSIQGESISTGFPTIFVRFTGCNLRCCYCDTTYAYEDGKEMSPYEVFEEVKRFHYKRVCITGGEPLLQKDLNELLRLLGDYAVTIETNGAVPIEDITLCEGHSWVMDMKVPSSGCSNQMVLDNFRYLRDKDEIKFVIGDRNDYDWAKGIIKNHHYKGTITFSPVYGRINCEDAVSWILADRLDVRFQVQLHKIIWGVDKTGV; encoded by the coding sequence ATGCTGGTTAATGAGATTTTTTTGAGTATTCAGGGGGAGAGTATATCCACCGGTTTTCCCACTATTTTTGTACGTTTTACAGGTTGTAATTTAAGATGCTGCTATTGTGATACTACATATGCATATGAAGATGGAAAAGAAATGTCACCCTACGAAGTGTTTGAAGAAGTAAAAAGATTTCATTATAAGCGGGTGTGCATAACTGGTGGAGAGCCGTTATTGCAAAAAGATCTAAATGAATTGCTCAGGCTTTTAGGAGACTATGCAGTAACTATTGAGACAAATGGTGCAGTTCCGATAGAAGATATTACATTGTGTGAAGGACATTCCTGGGTTATGGATATGAAAGTACCATCATCAGGATGTTCCAATCAAATGGTATTAGATAACTTCAGATATTTACGGGATAAAGATGAGATTAAATTCGTAATTGGGGACAGAAATGATTACGACTGGGCTAAAGGAATAATAAAGAATCATCACTACAAAGGAACAATAACCTTTTCTCCTGTCTATGGAAGAATAAATTGTGAGGATGCGGTAAGTTGGATTTTAGCAGACAGGCTCGATGTAAGGTTTCAGGTACAGCTCCATAAGATTATATGGGGCGTTGATAAAACGGGAGTATAA
- a CDS encoding uracil-DNA glycosylase, with protein MSKSEQLNILYSRYREEFQGQEIVTGDGNPNSSLLLIGEAPGKDEVANSKPFVGMAGKNLAQFLEVLGLKRDEIYITNAIKHRLSKVNPSTGRLSNRPATKEEIEQNREYLIEEIDIIGPKYIITLGNVPLRSVLGDHKASIGDVHGALDKVSVKGREYGLYPLYHPASIIYNASIKKIYTKDIENLREIIKT; from the coding sequence ATGTCAAAATCAGAGCAATTGAATATATTATATAGTAGATATAGAGAAGAATTTCAGGGACAAGAAATTGTTACAGGTGATGGCAACCCTAATTCTTCTTTATTGCTGATTGGAGAAGCTCCCGGAAAAGATGAAGTAGCCAACTCAAAGCCTTTTGTAGGAATGGCTGGCAAGAACCTGGCACAATTTCTTGAAGTCTTAGGACTTAAAAGGGATGAAATATATATAACCAATGCTATAAAGCATAGACTTTCAAAGGTAAACCCTTCGACCGGCAGATTGTCAAACAGACCTGCAACCAAGGAAGAAATTGAGCAAAACAGAGAATATCTTATTGAAGAAATTGATATAATTGGGCCAAAGTACATTATTACATTGGGTAATGTACCTTTACGATCAGTACTTGGGGACCATAAAGCTTCAATAGGAGATGTACATGGAGCACTTGACAAGGTTAGTGTGAAGGGGCGCGAATATGGACTGTATCCGCTATATCATCCTGCAAGTATCATATACAATGCCAGTATAAAAAAGATATACACCAAGGATATAGAGAATTTGAGGGAAATTATTAAAACCTGA
- a CDS encoding uracil-DNA glycosylase, producing the protein MFNWEELINSCTGCYNCQLGRKRNNIVIGRGNRNASLLMIGEGPGEQEDLQGLPFVGAAGKLLDLLLKAQMIKEDQYYIANVVKCRPPGNRVPTDEEAEKCLPYLRNQVYLIKPKIIVCLGATAMKYVVDKNARITQIRGQWIERKGYWIMPTFHPAALLRDESKKILMWEDIKKVKQRMDCLCQNQSN; encoded by the coding sequence ATGTTTAATTGGGAAGAATTAATTAACAGCTGCACAGGTTGTTATAACTGTCAGTTAGGCAGAAAGAGAAATAATATAGTAATTGGTCGTGGCAACAGGAATGCCAGTCTTTTGATGATAGGAGAGGGACCGGGGGAGCAAGAGGATTTGCAGGGGCTTCCGTTTGTAGGAGCTGCAGGAAAACTTCTGGATCTTTTGTTAAAGGCGCAGATGATAAAAGAAGACCAGTATTATATTGCTAATGTAGTAAAGTGCAGGCCTCCTGGAAACCGCGTTCCCACTGATGAGGAAGCGGAAAAATGTCTGCCATATTTGAGAAATCAGGTTTATCTTATCAAACCTAAGATTATTGTGTGTTTAGGTGCTACTGCTATGAAGTATGTAGTAGACAAAAATGCGAGAATAACTCAAATAAGAGGTCAATGGATTGAAAGGAAGGGGTATTGGATTATGCCGACTTTTCACCCAGCTGCGCTCCTAAGGGATGAGTCAAAAAAGATTTTAATGTGGGAGGATATAAAAAAGGTTAAGCAGAGGATGGATTGTTTATGTCAAAATCAGAGCAATTGA
- the queC gene encoding 7-cyano-7-deazaguanine synthase QueC, with product MSKAIVLFSGGLDSTTCLSVAFKEGYEVYPLSFDYGQRHKKELECVKQITKYYKIKSNKIIRIDNVGGSALTDSSIEVPDYQGLPQIPVTYVPARNIIFLSYAAGYAEAIEADAIYIGVNAVDYSGYPDCRPEFIEAFEKMIKVGTKRGVNGKPIKIETPLINLSKAEIIKLACENNAPLHLTTSCYKGEEKACGVCDSCVLRLKGFKEAGIIDPIEYLRKE from the coding sequence ATGAGTAAAGCAATTGTTCTTTTTTCGGGCGGTCTTGATAGCACTACATGTTTATCTGTAGCTTTTAAGGAAGGTTATGAAGTTTATCCTTTATCTTTTGATTATGGACAACGCCACAAAAAGGAACTGGAGTGCGTTAAGCAAATAACAAAATATTATAAAATAAAGAGCAACAAAATAATTAGGATAGATAATGTTGGTGGAAGTGCACTGACAGATTCTAGTATTGAAGTGCCTGATTATCAGGGATTGCCTCAAATACCGGTTACTTACGTACCTGCGAGAAATATTATATTTCTAAGCTATGCAGCAGGCTATGCTGAAGCTATAGAGGCGGATGCTATTTATATAGGTGTTAATGCTGTAGATTACAGTGGCTATCCTGATTGTAGACCTGAATTTATTGAAGCGTTCGAGAAAATGATAAAGGTTGGAACTAAAAGAGGTGTGAATGGAAAACCTATAAAGATAGAGACTCCTTTGATAAACCTCAGCAAAGCAGAAATTATAAAGCTTGCATGTGAAAATAATGCACCGCTTCATTTGACAACCAGTTGTTATAAGGGAGAGGAAAAGGCATGTGGGGTTTGTGATAGTTGCGTTTTAAGACTTAAGGGGTTTAAAGAGGCAGGTATAATAGATCCCATTGAGTATTTACGGAAAGAGTAA